From Paenibacillus sp. GP183, one genomic window encodes:
- a CDS encoding peptidoglycan DD-metalloendopeptidase family protein, whose protein sequence is MNKQILPFIITLTMAGMLMVPYAGFAATSTAKIDQELNQLKQKQADAKQKAADTSKQINQVQTEKVQTAQDMNTLLGQLNDAGKKLSDLNGQIDTVTENLQVNGKLLDEAVDRVAKRDQMLKSRLRLMYMNGFVSYMDVLLSATSFSDFLSRLDALKSIVNQDKEILASNKKDRDTVALKKDQTEKQLAEVKQLYEQADQVRNELQVKEKEKEVKIASLSKMEKNLEQISEENEKLLIQFAAQEAALQAKKRAAAKADTSNLFTYSGGKFGFPLVIKAPLTSDFGYRVNPVTGKKDEFHKGIDFGAPNGTSIVAAENGVVIVASWWSGYGNTVIIDHGNGVWTLYGHIRNDGTVVKKGDIVKRGQKIAEVGSTGQSTGNHLHFEVRKNEQPIDPKPFLR, encoded by the coding sequence TTGAATAAACAGATATTACCCTTCATAATAACTTTAACCATGGCAGGCATGCTGATGGTTCCTTATGCCGGTTTTGCGGCTACGAGCACAGCCAAGATCGATCAAGAGCTCAATCAGTTGAAACAAAAGCAAGCAGACGCCAAGCAAAAAGCGGCGGATACATCCAAGCAGATTAACCAGGTGCAAACGGAGAAAGTGCAAACGGCTCAGGATATGAACACACTGCTGGGACAATTGAATGATGCCGGCAAAAAGCTATCCGACCTGAATGGTCAGATCGATACCGTAACCGAGAATCTGCAGGTAAACGGAAAGCTGCTGGATGAGGCCGTAGACCGTGTGGCGAAGCGCGACCAAATGTTGAAATCGCGTTTGCGATTGATGTACATGAACGGTTTTGTGTCCTATATGGATGTGCTGCTGAGCGCAACCAGCTTTTCCGATTTTTTGAGTCGATTGGACGCTTTGAAATCTATCGTTAATCAAGATAAAGAGATTCTGGCATCCAACAAGAAAGATAGAGATACCGTGGCTCTGAAAAAAGATCAAACCGAAAAGCAGCTTGCCGAGGTCAAACAGCTTTATGAGCAGGCGGACCAAGTTCGAAATGAACTGCAAGTAAAAGAAAAAGAGAAGGAAGTCAAAATCGCGTCCCTTAGCAAAATGGAAAAGAATCTCGAGCAAATTTCCGAAGAAAATGAAAAGCTGCTGATCCAATTTGCCGCACAGGAAGCTGCGCTTCAAGCTAAGAAACGGGCAGCGGCCAAGGCTGACACCAGTAATCTATTTACTTACAGCGGCGGCAAGTTTGGCTTCCCGCTAGTGATTAAGGCACCTCTAACCTCTGATTTCGGCTATCGCGTCAACCCGGTCACCGGGAAAAAAGATGAATTCCATAAAGGGATTGATTTTGGTGCTCCCAATGGGACAAGCATTGTGGCTGCTGAAAACGGAGTCGTGATCGTGGCTTCATGGTGGAGCGGTTACGGCAATACGGTCATCATCGATCATGGCAATGGAGTTTGGACGCTTTATGGGCATATCCGCAATGATGGCACCGTAGTCAAGAAGGGCGATATCGTAAAACGCGGACAAAAAATCGCCGAGGTCGGCTCAACCGGACAGTCTACCGGAAACCATCTGCATTTTGAAGTGAGAAAAAATGAACAGCCTATCGATCCCAAGCCTTTTCTGAGATAA
- a CDS encoding DUF4097 family beta strand repeat-containing protein, with translation MKLTIKMILLAGFICLIVGVMGAAMILKTTNMETGLANVDLEKKVSAAEIKNLSVDTDITGVVFIPSQTDEICAHLTGLVSEDQLKNTTIDASLSGKETWKVKVKTKSGFNFGFHITDIKSLFLIEKEKRFRVEVELPQKAYNEIQVTTNTGAIDLGDIQADRITAHADTGSISIGRFQGKDINLGTDTGRITMREGEGNVHLKTSTGSIEAALRSAGDTVNIQTDTGGVNLRFLNLPSSANFEISNDTGHIDFTLPNAKYKQNEKHAVTASIGNGGGSSVRVQTATGSIQVR, from the coding sequence ATGAAACTTACCATCAAAATGATCCTGCTCGCCGGTTTTATTTGCCTGATCGTCGGTGTAATGGGCGCAGCCATGATTTTAAAAACAACAAATATGGAAACAGGACTGGCCAACGTCGATTTGGAAAAAAAGGTGTCGGCCGCAGAGATTAAAAATTTGAGTGTGGATACCGATATTACGGGGGTGGTTTTTATTCCCAGCCAAACTGATGAGATCTGTGCACATTTGACCGGCTTGGTTAGTGAAGACCAGTTGAAAAATACCACAATCGATGCTTCTCTAAGTGGAAAGGAAACCTGGAAAGTGAAAGTAAAAACGAAATCTGGTTTCAATTTCGGATTTCATATTACGGATATCAAAAGCCTCTTTTTGATTGAAAAAGAGAAAAGATTCCGTGTAGAGGTTGAACTGCCGCAAAAAGCTTATAATGAGATCCAAGTAACTACGAATACCGGAGCCATTGATTTGGGGGATATCCAAGCTGATAGAATTACTGCACACGCCGATACTGGCTCTATCTCCATCGGACGCTTTCAAGGGAAAGACATCAACCTTGGAACAGATACAGGAAGAATCACAATGAGAGAAGGCGAAGGAAATGTACACTTGAAGACGAGTACCGGCAGCATTGAAGCCGCTCTCCGAAGCGCGGGGGATACAGTAAACATCCAAACGGATACAGGAGGTGTGAATCTTCGCTTCTTAAATCTTCCCAGCTCTGCTAATTTTGAAATCAGCAATGATACAGGACACATTGATTTCACCTTGCCTAATGCGAAATATAAGCAAAATGAAAAGCATGCAGTTACTGCAAGCATCGGAAATGGCGGCGGCAGCTCGGTTCGTGTTCAAACAGCTACTGGCAGCATTCAAGTCAGATAA
- the ftsX gene encoding permease-like cell division protein FtsX — translation MKISTALRHVREGSKNVIRNGWMSFASISSMAISLFILGVFLLLTLNVNYITAQIEKQVEIRVYLEVNTPRDQVTALEQDMKAIPEVKTVKFVSKEEGLVYLRDKLGASNKELLDGFDGENNPLNDAFTIEVDDPRNVGTVADKITALNLGKDPMPIYKVNYGRGTVETMFKVTEIIRYIGLGIVILLSITAVFLIANTIKVTILARRREIAIMKLVGATNSFIRWPFFIEGALLGFFGSMIPIILILVGYWNLMNLNGLNLNLMMIKLKPFNEISLTLTFLLLGIGMVIGIWGSLLSVRKFLRV, via the coding sequence ATGAAGATTAGCACTGCCCTTCGCCATGTGCGCGAAGGCTCGAAAAATGTAATCCGTAATGGATGGATGTCCTTTGCTTCAATTAGCTCCATGGCCATCTCCCTGTTTATTTTGGGTGTCTTTCTTTTATTAACCTTGAACGTGAATTATATAACCGCACAAATTGAAAAACAGGTCGAAATTCGTGTCTATTTGGAAGTCAATACACCTCGCGATCAGGTCACTGCTCTGGAGCAGGATATGAAGGCAATCCCGGAAGTGAAGACGGTCAAGTTCGTATCCAAGGAAGAAGGCCTGGTCTATCTGAGGGATAAGCTGGGTGCAAGCAACAAGGAGCTGCTGGACGGCTTTGACGGAGAAAATAATCCGCTGAACGATGCATTTACCATAGAGGTCGACGATCCTCGCAATGTGGGAACGGTCGCTGACAAAATTACCGCACTGAATCTGGGTAAAGATCCGATGCCCATTTATAAAGTCAATTACGGCAGGGGCACCGTAGAAACGATGTTTAAAGTCACGGAAATCATTCGTTACATCGGGTTGGGTATTGTTATTTTGCTGTCTATCACGGCCGTATTCCTGATTGCCAACACGATAAAAGTGACTATTTTGGCAAGACGCAGGGAAATCGCGATCATGAAGCTGGTCGGAGCGACGAATTCATTCATCCGCTGGCCCTTTTTTATCGAAGGAGCGCTTCTGGGCTTTTTTGGTTCCATGATCCCGATTATTTTAATCCTTGTTGGCTATTGGAATCTTATGAATTTGAACGGATTGAATTTAAATTTAATGATGATCAAATTAAAGCCATTTAACGAAATAAGCTTGACATTAACCTTTCTTCTATTGGGAATTGGGATGGTCATCGGAATATGGGGAAGCTTGCTGTCGGTTCGCAAGTTTTTGAGAGTTTAA
- a CDS encoding VanW family protein encodes MLTQFRYYGMALFLIPLILGSAVWALYAYGTQQKLPAGVTISGWNVSGMAYSQFQKQLQEKLQRLNLQQVKLRSSVKEVESRQLTFGKLGMVIHDKELNAALEPLFQGSIMERLKYRWNMRNARLELSITFDNDQLAKAVQQNWQQLYAKKPISAKRIILANDEIQYQAERSALRIDIEKLNAGLAAHVPPIGSLSESGESILMELPIYEQPPPVTLQSLKEQGIKRKIVEFTTEIAASGEGRIYNIRSTAASIQDMLLKPGEIFDFGKVIQKTTADYGYKEAPVIVGGKLVPGIGGGICQVSTTLYNAVLRSGLEVVERRNHSLPIRYVPLGQDATYASGYINFIFRNNTQQSLLIRTLATDTQMTVKLFGDIPDSISYDVQSSIVETITPPIQYVHNPALARGSTVKLMNGKPGYKVETYRYKRENGNLVQKELISTDTYSPEPTLIAVNNSSTPKKPQPTNPPAPTVIEDGIAGPIF; translated from the coding sequence ATGCTCACGCAATTTCGGTACTATGGAATGGCATTGTTCCTGATCCCTTTGATCCTAGGGTCTGCGGTCTGGGCGTTGTATGCGTATGGGACACAGCAGAAGCTGCCTGCTGGAGTTACGATATCCGGCTGGAATGTCAGCGGCATGGCCTATTCTCAGTTCCAAAAGCAGCTTCAAGAGAAGCTGCAGAGGCTCAATCTGCAGCAGGTGAAGCTGCGCTCATCCGTGAAAGAAGTGGAAAGCAGGCAGCTAACCTTCGGCAAGCTGGGCATGGTGATCCACGACAAAGAGCTGAATGCTGCCTTGGAGCCTTTATTTCAAGGGTCCATCATGGAGCGATTGAAATATAGATGGAACATGCGAAATGCCCGTTTGGAGCTCAGCATCACTTTTGATAACGATCAGCTTGCCAAGGCTGTCCAGCAAAATTGGCAGCAGCTTTATGCGAAAAAGCCGATTTCGGCCAAACGCATCATTCTCGCCAATGATGAGATTCAATATCAAGCAGAGCGCAGCGCCCTGCGTATCGACATAGAGAAGCTAAACGCCGGATTAGCAGCCCATGTTCCGCCGATTGGATCACTTTCGGAATCGGGAGAATCTATCCTCATGGAACTCCCTATCTATGAACAACCTCCTCCCGTTACGCTCCAGTCTTTGAAAGAGCAGGGCATCAAGCGCAAAATCGTCGAATTTACAACTGAAATCGCTGCATCCGGGGAGGGCCGGATTTACAATATCCGCTCGACCGCAGCTTCTATTCAGGACATGCTGCTGAAGCCTGGTGAAATTTTCGATTTCGGCAAGGTTATTCAAAAAACGACTGCTGACTATGGATACAAAGAAGCCCCCGTCATTGTTGGCGGCAAGCTGGTTCCCGGTATCGGCGGAGGCATATGCCAAGTTTCCACTACATTATATAATGCCGTTCTTAGATCAGGTCTCGAGGTCGTGGAGCGCCGCAATCATTCTCTACCCATTCGTTATGTGCCTCTTGGTCAAGATGCAACCTATGCCAGCGGCTACATTAATTTTATATTTCGCAATAATACCCAGCAATCCCTTCTAATTAGAACATTAGCAACGGATACGCAGATGACGGTTAAGCTTTTTGGCGATATCCCTGATTCCATTTCCTATGATGTACAATCTTCAATCGTCGAGACCATCACTCCTCCGATCCAATACGTGCATAATCCTGCATTAGCTCGAGGATCCACGGTCAAGCTTATGAATGGGAAGCCCGGATATAAAGTTGAAACCTATCGCTATAAGAGAGAGAATGGAAATTTGGTTCAAAAGGAGCTCATTTCAACGGATACCTACTCACCTGAACCCACCCTAATCGCTGTCAATAACAGTTCTACTCCCAAAAAACCGCAGCCAACAAATCCTCCCGCACCGACGGTCATCGAAGACGGCATAGCCGGCCCCATTTTTTAA
- the argH gene encoding argininosuccinate lyase: MSKLWGGRFTKQTDKLVEEYTASISFDKELAEEDIEGSIAHVTMLGKCGILPLEDVDKIRDGLLAVQGMIRRGELEYNVQNEDIHMNIEKALIDLIGPVGGKLHTGRSRNDQVATDMHLYLRKRVVELVGLLIKLQEALLEQAKQNLDTIVPGYTHLQRAQPILFAHHMMAYVSMFQRDVERLQDSYKRINVLPLGAGALAGTTFPIDRHFVAEQLGFDRVYENSLDAVSDRDFIVEFLSHASLIMMHLSRMCEEMVMWSSTEFAFIELDDAFCTGSSIMPQKKNPDVAELVRGKTGRVYGNLFGLMTVLKALPLAYNKDMQEDKEGMLDTVNTLQGALQLFAPMVSTMKVNKERMRQAVNQDFSNATDIADYLVNKGLPFRQAHEVIGKAVLYCIQNHKYLLDLSMDEFTEFSTLFGDDIYEVLQPEHVVNARNVYGGTASNQVADAVSRAEAIVRESSDWFSLYLEKSK, encoded by the coding sequence GTGTCCAAGCTATGGGGCGGACGATTTACGAAACAAACCGACAAATTGGTCGAAGAATATACAGCTTCCATCAGCTTCGATAAGGAGCTGGCGGAAGAGGATATAGAGGGCAGCATAGCCCATGTCACGATGCTGGGTAAATGCGGCATCCTGCCATTGGAAGATGTGGACAAAATCAGAGACGGCCTCCTGGCCGTTCAAGGCATGATACGCCGCGGAGAGCTTGAATACAATGTGCAAAATGAAGATATTCACATGAATATCGAAAAAGCGCTGATTGATCTGATCGGCCCAGTCGGCGGCAAGCTGCACACAGGCCGCAGCCGCAACGATCAGGTGGCGACGGACATGCACCTGTACCTGCGCAAGCGGGTGGTGGAACTTGTAGGCTTGCTGATCAAGCTGCAGGAAGCGCTGCTGGAGCAAGCCAAACAAAACCTGGATACCATCGTGCCCGGGTATACGCACCTTCAGCGGGCGCAGCCCATCCTGTTCGCCCATCATATGATGGCATATGTGTCGATGTTCCAGCGCGATGTTGAGCGCCTGCAGGACAGCTACAAGCGGATCAATGTGCTTCCGCTGGGTGCAGGGGCACTCGCGGGGACGACGTTCCCGATCGACCGCCATTTTGTCGCGGAGCAGCTCGGCTTCGACCGCGTGTACGAGAACAGCCTCGATGCGGTCAGCGATCGCGACTTTATTGTGGAATTTCTCTCCCATGCGTCGCTCATCATGATGCATCTTTCCCGCATGTGCGAGGAAATGGTCATGTGGTCGAGCACCGAGTTTGCCTTCATCGAGCTCGATGATGCCTTTTGCACGGGCAGCTCGATTATGCCGCAGAAGAAGAACCCGGACGTTGCCGAGCTCGTTCGTGGCAAAACCGGCCGCGTCTACGGGAACTTGTTCGGTCTGATGACCGTTCTTAAAGCGCTGCCGCTCGCTTACAACAAGGACATGCAGGAAGATAAAGAAGGCATGCTGGATACGGTTAACACCTTGCAGGGAGCTCTGCAGCTTTTTGCTCCCATGGTGTCCACCATGAAGGTAAACAAAGAACGCATGCGCCAAGCTGTGAATCAGGACTTTTCCAATGCTACGGATATTGCCGATTATTTGGTGAACAAGGGTCTGCCCTTCCGTCAAGCTCATGAGGTTATCGGCAAGGCGGTACTGTATTGCATCCAAAATCATAAATACCTGCTCGATCTCAGCATGGATGAATTCACAGAGTTTTCCACATTATTCGGCGATGACATCTATGAAGTCCTTCAACCGGAGCATGTAGTAAACGCCCGTAACGTCTACGGCGGAACGGCTTCCAATCAAGTTGCAGACGCAGTCAGCCGTGCCGAAGCAATAGTCCGTGAGTCGAGCGACTGGTTTAGCCTCTATTTGGAAAAAAGCAAATAA
- the ftsE gene encoding cell division ATP-binding protein FtsE, with product MIEMQDVWKTYSNGTHALRGISVKVDRNEFVYVVGPSGAGKSTFMKLMYREERPTQGHIFVNGFNLEKLKNRKIPYVRRNIGVIFQDFRLLPKLTIFENVAFAMEVIEAPKKHIKKRTMEVLELVRLKDKAGSFPNQLSGGEQQRVAIARAIVNSPTVIIADEPTGNLDPETSWGIMKLMEEINFRGTTILMATHNKEIVNTMRRRVIAIEHGLIARDEARGEYGYED from the coding sequence GTGATTGAAATGCAGGACGTATGGAAGACCTATTCCAACGGCACGCATGCCTTACGCGGGATTAGCGTGAAAGTGGATCGCAATGAATTCGTATACGTCGTCGGACCCTCCGGCGCAGGTAAATCGACTTTTATGAAGTTGATGTATAGAGAGGAAAGGCCTACCCAGGGCCACATTTTTGTCAACGGATTTAACCTGGAGAAGCTCAAAAATCGCAAAATCCCCTATGTTCGCCGTAATATCGGTGTCATTTTTCAGGATTTTCGACTGCTTCCCAAGCTGACTATATTCGAAAATGTCGCTTTTGCCATGGAAGTCATTGAAGCTCCAAAAAAACATATCAAAAAGCGCACCATGGAAGTGCTCGAGCTGGTTCGATTGAAGGATAAGGCGGGTTCGTTCCCTAATCAGTTATCCGGAGGCGAGCAGCAGCGAGTAGCTATTGCCAGGGCAATAGTCAACAGCCCAACGGTCATTATCGCCGACGAGCCCACCGGTAACCTTGATCCTGAAACTTCATGGGGCATCATGAAATTGATGGAAGAAATTAACTTTCGCGGCACAACTATCCTTATGGCAACCCACAACAAGGAAATCGTTAACACGATGCGCAGGCGAGTCATTGCGATTGAACACGGCCTCATTGCCCGTGATGAAGCACGGGGGGAATACGGCTATGAAGATTAG
- the argF gene encoding ornithine carbamoyltransferase: MDTSVKEQLADQLKGRDFLALVDYTTEEIEYLLQLALDLKHRQKAGVPHAFLEGKTLGMIFEKSSTRTRVSFEVGIYQLGGRALFLSKNDIQLGRGETVWDTAQTLSRYLDGIMIRTFGHSRVIELARGATVPVINGLSDSSHPCQALADYQTVLEKKGTLCGLKVAYIGDGNNMAHSLMMGACKLGMDFAIATPEGYAPDREMVQSSQENANQSGSKLLVCTDPREAVENADVVYTDVWASMGFEEEQKEREIAFKSFQVNEALTAYAKKDYLFMHCLPAHRGEEVSEGVMDGAHSIVFDQAENRLHAQKAIMAAIM, encoded by the coding sequence ATGGATACGAGCGTGAAGGAGCAATTGGCCGATCAGCTGAAGGGAAGAGATTTCCTGGCATTGGTAGACTATACAACGGAAGAAATTGAATATTTGCTGCAGCTTGCGCTTGATTTGAAACACAGGCAAAAGGCGGGCGTGCCGCATGCCTTTTTAGAGGGCAAAACCTTGGGTATGATTTTCGAAAAATCATCAACTCGCACCCGGGTTTCTTTTGAGGTGGGCATTTACCAGCTTGGCGGCCGTGCTTTATTTTTAAGCAAAAATGATATACAGCTTGGTCGTGGAGAAACGGTATGGGATACAGCGCAAACGTTGTCCCGTTATCTGGACGGCATCATGATTCGCACTTTCGGCCACAGCAGGGTCATTGAACTGGCAAGAGGGGCTACCGTGCCGGTGATTAATGGATTATCGGATTCCTCCCATCCTTGTCAGGCGCTGGCGGATTATCAAACCGTGTTGGAGAAAAAGGGTACCTTGTGTGGTCTGAAGGTCGCTTACATTGGGGACGGCAACAACATGGCGCATTCCTTGATGATGGGCGCATGCAAGCTGGGAATGGACTTTGCCATTGCGACTCCCGAGGGGTACGCTCCGGATCGGGAGATGGTCCAATCTTCACAGGAAAACGCCAATCAGTCCGGCTCCAAGCTGCTGGTTTGCACGGATCCGCGTGAGGCCGTTGAAAATGCTGATGTGGTCTATACGGATGTGTGGGCGAGCATGGGCTTTGAAGAAGAGCAAAAAGAACGCGAAATTGCTTTCAAGTCTTTTCAAGTGAACGAAGCCTTGACGGCCTACGCGAAAAAGGATTATTTATTCATGCATTGCCTGCCTGCGCACCGCGGGGAAGAAGTGAGTGAAGGCGTTATGGATGGCGCGCATTCGATTGTTTTTGACCAGGCGGAGAACCGTCTGCATGCACAAAAGGCCATTATGGCCGCGATTATGTAA
- a CDS encoding acetylornithine transaminase, whose protein sequence is MNDVQSSLFPTYARYPIAFVKGEGSRLWDDKGKEYIDLMSGISVTNLGHAPKQVKEKLIAQLDQLWHTSNLFHIPNQEKLAKLLTDNSCADAVFFCSTGAEANEAAIKLARRYSQKVKKTERYEIITFQMSFHGRTLATLTATGQDKVKEGFHPLPDGFVYADFNDIESVKSLLSDKTCAIMLELVQGESGVHPVEPAFIKQVAELCKQQDLLLILDEIQTGMGRTGKLFAYEHYGIEPDIFTLAKGLGSGFPIGAMLGKAKLREAFNAGSHGSTFGGTPIATAAGIATLETILGENLVERAAELGQFALESLQSQLAGNPLVQEVRGQGMLIGIACTQPVSEVISEIHEQGVMVITAGPNVIRLAPSLAIPKEDLEKGLALICSVLANKALTKVQ, encoded by the coding sequence ATGAATGATGTTCAAAGCTCGTTATTTCCCACTTATGCCAGATACCCGATTGCTTTTGTAAAAGGCGAGGGAAGCCGCCTCTGGGACGACAAGGGCAAGGAATATATCGATTTGATGAGCGGAATTTCCGTCACCAATCTGGGTCATGCCCCCAAGCAGGTCAAGGAAAAGCTGATAGCCCAGCTGGATCAGCTGTGGCATACGAGCAACCTGTTTCACATACCGAATCAGGAGAAGCTCGCCAAGCTGTTGACGGATAACAGCTGTGCGGATGCCGTGTTTTTCTGTTCTACCGGTGCGGAAGCCAACGAAGCCGCAATCAAGCTGGCCCGCCGTTATTCGCAAAAGGTCAAGAAGACGGAGCGGTATGAGATCATTACGTTTCAGATGTCCTTTCATGGACGGACTTTGGCTACATTGACCGCTACAGGACAGGACAAAGTAAAGGAAGGCTTTCATCCACTTCCGGACGGCTTCGTTTATGCCGATTTCAATGATATCGAATCCGTAAAAAGTCTGCTTTCGGATAAAACGTGCGCCATCATGCTGGAGCTGGTACAGGGAGAGAGTGGCGTGCATCCTGTTGAGCCTGCTTTTATCAAGCAGGTAGCGGAGCTTTGCAAACAGCAGGATCTGCTGCTCATTTTGGATGAGATCCAGACGGGTATGGGACGTACGGGCAAGCTTTTTGCCTATGAGCATTACGGGATTGAGCCGGATATTTTCACCCTCGCCAAAGGGTTGGGCAGCGGATTCCCGATCGGGGCCATGCTGGGTAAAGCCAAGCTGCGGGAAGCTTTCAATGCCGGCAGTCACGGCTCTACTTTCGGAGGAACGCCGATCGCTACGGCTGCAGGAATTGCCACTTTGGAGACGATTTTGGGCGAAAATTTGGTTGAGCGCGCTGCAGAACTCGGCCAATTCGCACTGGAGTCTCTGCAATCCCAGCTGGCTGGAAATCCACTGGTACAAGAGGTTCGAGGTCAAGGCATGCTGATCGGCATTGCCTGCACCCAGCCCGTATCGGAAGTGATTAGCGAGATTCATGAGCAAGGTGTGATGGTCATTACGGCAGGGCCGAATGTGATTCGTTTGGCGCCAAGCCTGGCGATCCCCAAAGAAGATTTGGAAAAAGGGCTTGCTCTCATTTGCTCCGTTTTGGCCAACAAGGCTTTAACGAAGGTTCAGTAG
- a CDS encoding DUF1700 domain-containing protein — MSKVDYFRELTYRLRGLPERERQNILSVYEELFQKAAQNGKHEEEIAQSLGYPRIPQWDGSREQQPMANLYANTNPYQGYQQPFPEHYTVKQETGFKAIIASIALGFFNLVFVLGPFISICGFIFALYVASAACLISPVALIIGESLAGSWTDTQFVFFTALAVFGLGILLTVFTLWFSRLFFKLAGLYIRFNMKIIKGA, encoded by the coding sequence ATGAGCAAGGTAGATTATTTCAGAGAATTAACATATCGACTTCGCGGGCTCCCTGAGAGAGAACGTCAAAATATATTATCCGTATACGAAGAGCTTTTTCAAAAAGCTGCCCAAAACGGCAAGCACGAAGAAGAAATCGCACAATCACTCGGTTATCCGAGAATTCCGCAATGGGATGGTTCCAGAGAACAGCAGCCTATGGCGAATCTCTATGCGAATACGAACCCCTACCAGGGCTATCAACAGCCTTTTCCCGAACATTACACCGTAAAACAGGAAACTGGCTTTAAGGCCATCATCGCCAGCATTGCACTTGGATTTTTCAATCTGGTGTTTGTTCTCGGCCCTTTTATCTCCATATGCGGGTTCATCTTTGCTTTGTATGTGGCGAGTGCGGCGTGCCTCATTTCACCTGTAGCGTTGATTATTGGAGAAAGCTTGGCGGGTTCCTGGACGGATACGCAGTTCGTATTTTTCACCGCGCTGGCCGTCTTCGGCTTAGGTATTCTGCTCACAGTCTTTACCCTGTGGTTTTCCAGGCTATTCTTCAAGCTGGCAGGGCTTTACATTCGATTCAACATGAAAATTATTAAAGGAGCATAA
- a CDS encoding argininosuccinate synthase, with amino-acid sequence MAKEKIVLAYSGGLDTSVILKWLKETYDADIIAFTADIGQKDELDGLEAKALKTGASKVYIDDLREEFAKDFIYPMFQSGALYEGQYLLGTSIARPLIAKRMVEIARAEGAIGIAHGATGKGNDQVRFELTAAALAPELGVIAPWRLDEFREEFPGRAEMIAYAEKHGIPVTASAAKPYSTDRNLLHISFESGMLEDPWFDPSADSNKDMFVLTVAPEDAPDQGEYVELDFEQGNCVGLNGVPMTPLQVMDELNDLGGKHGVGRVDMVENRFVGMKSRGVYETPGGTILFTAHRKMESLTMDREVMHLRDSLLTKYSTLVYNGFWFAPERLAIQALVTESQKNVTGTVRVKLYKGNVIGAGVKSPVSLYNPDIATMEADPTKAYNQGDATGFIRLNALRLKVASGVEQNAKRELTAVEAGRR; translated from the coding sequence ATGGCTAAGGAAAAAATAGTGCTGGCCTACTCGGGCGGCTTGGATACATCGGTTATCCTGAAATGGCTGAAAGAAACATACGATGCGGACATTATAGCTTTTACAGCGGATATCGGGCAAAAGGATGAGCTTGACGGGTTGGAAGCCAAAGCGCTGAAAACTGGAGCCTCCAAGGTGTACATCGACGACCTGCGAGAAGAGTTTGCCAAGGATTTCATTTACCCGATGTTCCAGTCGGGCGCCCTCTATGAAGGGCAATACCTGCTGGGAACCAGTATTGCGCGTCCGCTGATTGCGAAGCGGATGGTGGAGATTGCCCGCGCTGAGGGCGCAATAGGCATTGCTCATGGAGCAACGGGCAAAGGCAATGATCAGGTGCGTTTTGAGCTGACCGCGGCTGCGCTTGCCCCGGAGCTTGGGGTTATCGCGCCGTGGCGCCTGGATGAATTCCGTGAGGAATTCCCCGGCCGTGCGGAGATGATTGCCTATGCCGAGAAGCACGGCATTCCTGTCACCGCTTCAGCGGCCAAGCCGTATTCGACGGATCGCAACCTGCTGCATATCAGTTTTGAGAGCGGCATGCTGGAAGATCCATGGTTTGATCCTAGCGCTGACAGCAACAAGGATATGTTCGTACTCACCGTTGCTCCTGAGGATGCACCGGATCAAGGGGAGTATGTGGAGCTGGATTTTGAGCAGGGGAATTGTGTGGGATTGAACGGAGTCCCCATGACGCCTTTGCAGGTCATGGACGAATTGAATGACCTGGGCGGCAAGCACGGTGTGGGTCGGGTGGACATGGTCGAGAACCGTTTTGTCGGCATGAAGAGCCGCGGTGTATATGAGACTCCGGGCGGAACGATCCTGTTCACGGCTCACCGCAAGATGGAATCGCTGACGATGGACCGCGAAGTGATGCACTTGCGTGACTCCTTGCTCACCAAGTACAGCACGCTTGTTTACAATGGTTTCTGGTTTGCGCCGGAACGTCTGGCGATTCAAGCGCTGGTCACGGAAAGTCAAAAGAACGTAACCGGCACTGTGCGCGTCAAGCTATATAAAGGCAACGTCATCGGAGCCGGCGTCAAGAGCCCGGTCAGCTTGTACAATCCTGACATCGCTACGATGGAAGCAGATCCGACCAAAGCCTATAACCAAGGTGATGCCACTGGTTTTATTCGCTTGAACGCGCTGCGTTTGAAAGTAGCCTCCGGCGTGGAGCAAAACGCAAAGCGAGAGTTGACCGCGGTAGAAGCTGGCCGCCGCTAA